From the genome of Streptomyces sp. NBC_01260, one region includes:
- a CDS encoding ABC transporter ATP-binding protein yields MVFTGAVKTFGRAGQSVRAVDGIGLTVQRGETVALLGRNGAGKSTAISLLLGLNEPDDGSVRVLDRSPEQAVRAGLVGAMLQDGRPIQRVTVRELIAFVASTYPRPMPIVEALELAGVAQYANRRIDKLSGGQIQRVRFAVALAGNPELIVLDEPTAALDVDGRRAFWDSMRAYARRGNTVIFSTHYLEEADENADRIVVIDRGRIVADGSGESIKGSAGHHLVSFDLAGRPTEGLDLLPGVAVVEVTGDRALLHTDDSDATVVELARLGLIRGLQVSPATLEAAFLSLTSTAAPESRTDRKETV; encoded by the coding sequence GTGGTCTTCACCGGGGCGGTGAAGACCTTCGGCCGGGCCGGACAGAGCGTGCGGGCCGTGGACGGGATCGGCCTGACCGTCCAGCGGGGCGAGACCGTCGCTCTGCTCGGCCGCAACGGCGCGGGGAAGTCCACGGCCATCAGCCTGCTGCTCGGCCTGAACGAGCCCGACGACGGGAGTGTGCGGGTACTGGACCGCTCCCCGGAACAGGCGGTCCGGGCCGGCCTGGTCGGCGCGATGCTCCAGGACGGGCGGCCCATCCAGCGAGTGACCGTCCGCGAACTGATCGCCTTCGTCGCCTCCACCTATCCGCGCCCGATGCCGATCGTCGAGGCGCTGGAGCTGGCGGGGGTCGCGCAGTACGCGAACCGGCGGATCGACAAGCTCTCCGGCGGCCAGATCCAGCGGGTCCGGTTCGCCGTCGCGCTGGCCGGCAACCCGGAGCTGATCGTGCTGGACGAGCCGACCGCGGCCCTGGACGTGGACGGACGCCGCGCCTTCTGGGACTCCATGCGGGCCTACGCCCGGCGCGGCAACACGGTGATCTTCTCCACCCACTACCTGGAGGAGGCCGACGAGAACGCCGACCGGATCGTCGTCATCGACCGGGGCCGGATCGTCGCGGACGGCAGCGGCGAATCCATCAAGGGCTCGGCCGGCCACCACCTGGTCTCCTTCGACCTGGCGGGCCGGCCCACCGAGGGCCTCGATCTGCTGCCCGGCGTCGCCGTCGTCGAGGTGACCGGGGACCGGGCGCTGCTGCACACGGACGACTCGGACGCCACCGTCGTGGAGCTCGCCCGCCTCGGCCTGATCCGGGGCCTCCAGGTCTCCCCCGCCACGCTGGAGGCCGCGTTCCTCTCCCTCACCTCTACGGCTGCTCCGGAGAGCCGGACCGACCGCAAGGAGACCGTCTGA
- a CDS encoding ABC transporter permease codes for MFQYIVLEIRRTLRDGFFLIFGTGMPVMMYLLFTNIGGGEGVDGWKTTAMVGMAAYGALGSAMSIGTGVASDKSLGWLQQLRVTPLSSSQAVVGRAISGSVTVLPTILTVLLAGGLLNGVRLAAWQWAALVLLLWIGALPFTLLGIGNGYRLTPQGTGVVNVACLMGFAIVGGLWFPLELLPGWLRSLGGFTPANRFAELGWAATDGRAPSATTVGVLAGWLLLFGTYAVVSYRRSARTV; via the coding sequence ATGTTCCAGTACATCGTGCTCGAAATCCGCCGGACCCTGCGCGACGGCTTCTTCCTGATCTTCGGCACCGGGATGCCGGTGATGATGTATCTGCTGTTCACCAACATCGGCGGCGGCGAGGGCGTCGACGGCTGGAAGACCACCGCGATGGTCGGCATGGCCGCGTACGGGGCACTGGGCTCCGCGATGTCGATCGGTACGGGGGTCGCCTCCGACAAGTCGCTGGGCTGGCTCCAGCAGTTGCGGGTCACCCCGCTCTCCTCGTCGCAGGCGGTCGTGGGCCGCGCGATCAGCGGTTCGGTGACGGTGCTCCCGACGATCCTCACCGTACTGCTGGCCGGGGGGCTGCTCAACGGAGTACGCCTGGCGGCCTGGCAGTGGGCCGCACTCGTCCTGCTCCTGTGGATCGGCGCCCTGCCCTTCACCCTGCTCGGAATCGGCAACGGCTACCGGCTGACCCCGCAGGGCACCGGCGTGGTCAACGTCGCGTGCCTGATGGGCTTCGCGATCGTCGGCGGGCTGTGGTTCCCACTGGAGCTGCTCCCCGGCTGGCTGCGCTCCCTCGGCGGGTTCACCCCCGCCAACCGGTTCGCGGAACTGGGCTGGGCGGCCACCGACGGCCGCGCACCCAGCGCCACGACCGTCGGCGTACTCGCAGGGTGGCTGCTGCTGTTCGGCACGTACGCCGTGGTCTCGTACCGTCGGTCCGCGAGGACCGTGTGA